The region AATTTTATAGTGTAGTTTTCATCATCTGTTGTGTGTATAAGTGCTGGGATAAGGGCTGCATTAAACTTTCTTGCAAAGTAAGCCGTTGTTTTTATCTGGCTTGTTGGTTTGTCTAAAAAGTTTACTGTAATAGCTTCTCTTTTATTTACATTTGTATCAATTAAAAGTGCGATAGCCCCGCCTGAGCGAAGCTGTTTGAGAATGGCTCTAGTAGCTCCGCCTCTTTCTGCATACTTCATTCGAGATTTTGAGCGTGAACTTAACAGATACTCTTCAAAGTACTTGTTTTTCATCTTTTTATATACAATCATAATAGGTTCACGTAAGGCACTAAGCATAGCTCCAGCTAACTCCCAAGAACCATAATGAGATGTTACAAAGATTATAGGTCTCTTTTGCTCTTGAACTTTTTTTAGGATTTCATCATTTTCAAAACTAACTTTTTTTGATAACTCTTCAACAGAGTAGTATCTTATCTCCATTGTGTATAAAAAGTTTAGTAGAAGTTGTTTAAATGCATTTTTGGAAATTTTTTGGATAAATTCTTCTGTTATATCATCTCCATAAACAAATAAAAGGTTTTGTCTTATAACTTTGTTGTATCTTTTTGAAACCTTGTAAGCAAAATAACCAAGAGCTATAAAAAATGACTTTCTAACTTTTTTTGGTAGTATCATTAAAATCTTTTCAAGTAATAAAAAAGCATAAAAACCTATCATTTTAACAACTCCTCTGCTTTGTTTAGAATTTCTTCTACTTTGATGTCTTTTATAGAAAAATCAT is a window of uncultured Sulfurimonas sp. DNA encoding:
- a CDS encoding lipid A biosynthesis lauroyl acyltransferase, which gives rise to MIGFYAFLLLEKILMILPKKVRKSFFIALGYFAYKVSKRYNKVIRQNLLFVYGDDITEEFIQKISKNAFKQLLLNFLYTMEIRYYSVEELSKKVSFENDEILKKVQEQKRPIIFVTSHYGSWELAGAMLSALREPIMIVYKKMKNKYFEEYLLSSRSKSRMKYAERGGATRAILKQLRSGGAIALLIDTNVNKREAITVNFLDKPTSQIKTTAYFARKFNAALIPALIHTTDDENYTIKFYDEIVPPKTDNEEEDIKVSTQMQTDWLSAEILKAPEPWFWLHRRFKDDYPEIYKK